The following are encoded in a window of Oncorhynchus keta strain PuntledgeMale-10-30-2019 unplaced genomic scaffold, Oket_V2 Un_contig_2654_pilon_pilon, whole genome shotgun sequence genomic DNA:
- the LOC127922650 gene encoding ladderlectin-like, with product MEKLAILLLLSAAIALGDANLTQLLGLEPLLKTEVEQTPPVGAQVAAVQQGTKEMSCPSDWHPYGSRCFRFVSIPQSWSDSEQNCLALGGNLASVNNLLEYQFMQALTKNTNGHLPDTWIGGFDAVKEGLWMWSDGSRFDYTNWNTGEPNNAGEGEDCLQMNAASEKLWFDVPWVNSLLHLSPPGVNSLLHLSPPGVNSLLHLSPPGVNSLQGSTVYFTSHLQGSTVYTSILKTKICHSLQLTIT from the exons ATGGAGAAGTTGGCCATCCTTCTGCTTCTGAGTGCTGCCATTGCACTGGGCGACGCAAACCTGACCCAGCTGCTTGGTTTAGAACCCTTACTGAAGACTGAGGTGGAACAGACTCCTCCTGTCGGGGCTCAGGTAGCAGCAGTACAGCAGGGGACAAAGGAAATGTCATGTCCCTCAGACTGGCACCCATATGGATCACGCTGTTTCAGGTTTGTCAGCATTCCGCAGTCATGGTCAGATTCTGAGCAAAACTGTTTGGCACTTGGTGGAAACCTAGCATCCGTGAATAACCTTTTAGAGTACCAGTTCATGCAAGCACTAACAAAGAATACCAATGGCCACTTACCTGATACCTGGATTGGAGGTTTTGATGCAGTCAAGGAGGGCTTATGGATGTGGTCAGATGGGTCCAGATTTGACTACACTAACTGGAACACTGGTGAGCCCAATAACGCTGGAGAAGGAGAGGACTGTCTGCAGATGAACGCTGCAAGTGAGAAGCTCTGGTTCGACGTGCCCT GGGTCAACAGTCTACTTCACCTCTCACCTCCAGGGGTCAACAGTCTACTTCACCTCTCACCTCCAGGGGTCAACAGTCTACTTCACCTCTCACCTCCAGGGGTCAACAGTCTCCAGGGGTCAACAGTCTACTTCACCTCTCACCTCCAGGGGTCAACAGTCTACACTTCAATACTAAAAACCAAGATCTGTCACTCACTGCAGCTCACCATTACCTAA